From a single Apium graveolens cultivar Ventura chromosome 2, ASM990537v1, whole genome shotgun sequence genomic region:
- the LOC141707050 gene encoding peroxidase 3-like, with protein sequence MKAFNYLCLVVISMLVFLSSTHAQLKMGFYSTSCPNAEKIVQDYVNEHIPNAPSLAAALIRMHFHDCFVRGCDASILLNSTATTSGRQTERFAVPNQTVRGFDFIDRIKSLLEAACPGVVSCADIITLAARDSIVVTGGPTWKVPTGRRDGSISNVTEANNNIPAPSFNFSSLQTSFANEGLDLNDLVLLSGAHTIGIAHCNSFSSRLYNFTGRGDQDPALDSEYATNLKANKCRSIRDNTTKVEMDPGSARTFDLSYYSLLLKRRGLFESDSALTTSSTTNNFITQLVQGSQKNFFSQFAKSMEKMGRINVKTGSSGEIRKVCAFVNS encoded by the exons ATGAAGGCTTTTAATTATTTGTGTTTGGTAGTTATAAGCATGCTGGTATTTCTGAGTTCTACTCATGCACAATTGAAGATGGGATTTTACTCAACGAGCTGTCCTAATGCAGAGAAGATTGTGCAGGATTATGTGAATGAGCACATTCCTAATGCTCCATCACTAGCTGCAGCTTTGATTAGAATGCATTTCCATGATTGCTTTGTTCGG GGTTGTGATGCGTCTATCTTGCTGAATTCAACTGCAACAACATCAGGGAGACAAACTGAGAGGTTTGCTGTTCCGAATCAGACAGTTCGAGGATTCGAttttattgacagaatcaaaagCTTACTTGAAGCTGCATGCCCTGGAGTAGTCTCCTGCGCAGATATTATCACTTTGGCTGCAAGAGACTCCATTGTTGTCACT GGAGGTCCAACTTGGAAGGTACCAACAGGCAGAAGAGACGGATCGATATCAAATGTCACGGAAGCTAACAACAACATCCCTGCCCCAAGTTTCAATttttccagcttgcaaacaagTTTCGCTAACGAGGGGCTTGATCTTAATGATCTTGTTCTCTTATCCG GTGCTCACACAATTGGAATTGCTCATTGCAACTCCTTCTCTAGCCGGCTATACAATTTCACTGGAAGAGGAGACCAAGATCCGGCATTAGACAGCGAATACGCAACAAACTTGAAAGCTAACAAATGCAGATCAATCAGAGACAACACTACAAAAGTTGAAATGGATCCCGGAAGTGCTAGAACATTTGACCTTAGCTACTACTCGCTTCTACTGAAGCGAAGAGGCCTATTTGAATCCGATTCAGCATTAACAACAAGCTCAACCACAAACAATTTTATCACTCAACTTGTTCAGGGATCACAAAAGAATTTCTTCTCTCAGTTTGCAAAGTCCATGGAGAAAATGGGTCGAATCAATGTCAAGACAGGGTCTTCTGGAGAGATAAGGAAAGTATGCGCCTTTGTGAATAGTTAA